A part of Myxococcales bacterium genomic DNA contains:
- a CDS encoding trypsin-like serine protease, which translates to MRRWLFRVLLLAALSAACAPPPEAEESDDALVGGSREAGWLAAGYLASSDTPSRVVCGATLIAPKVVVTAAHCVHRHRTAPLVFGVGSVRERRHVAVRSIHYHAEAHPEGEGAVDVAHTLRLNDLAYLQLVQPVTDVAPAAIPTASPKWAGCDVQLVAYGGRAEGESARVSATGCVVLKPEIAGDAILEIRPRGGAAVCHVDGDEGHAAMARDEAGREALVGIYVGSVTQSMSDCRAHLQLLNGYEDVAGHADFFAEALASVR; encoded by the coding sequence ATGCGAAGGTGGCTGTTCCGAGTCCTGCTCTTGGCCGCGCTAAGCGCCGCATGCGCGCCCCCTCCCGAAGCGGAAGAGAGCGACGACGCCCTCGTTGGGGGCTCGCGCGAGGCGGGCTGGCTCGCGGCAGGGTATTTGGCCTCGAGCGACACGCCTTCACGTGTCGTGTGCGGCGCGACGCTCATCGCGCCCAAGGTAGTGGTGACCGCCGCCCATTGCGTGCACCGCCACCGAACGGCGCCGCTGGTTTTCGGCGTGGGCTCGGTGCGCGAGCGGCGCCACGTCGCCGTGCGCTCGATCCACTACCACGCGGAGGCTCACCCCGAAGGCGAAGGCGCTGTCGATGTGGCGCACACGCTGAGGCTGAACGACCTCGCATACCTGCAGCTCGTGCAACCCGTCACCGACGTGGCGCCCGCCGCGATCCCTACGGCGAGTCCCAAGTGGGCAGGCTGCGACGTCCAACTCGTGGCCTACGGCGGTCGCGCCGAGGGCGAGAGCGCCCGCGTGAGCGCGACCGGCTGCGTCGTGCTGAAGCCGGAGATCGCGGGCGACGCGATCCTCGAAATTCGGCCGCGCGGTGGCGCCGCCGTGTGCCACGTGGACGGAGACGAAGGGCACGCGGCGATGGCGCGCGATGAAGCGGGTCGCGAAGCGCTCGTCGGCATCTACGTCGGCAGCGTCACGCAATCGATGAGCGACTGCCGGGCGCACCTCCAGCTCCTCAATGGCTACGAAGACGTCGCCGGCCACGCGGACTTCTTCGCGGAGGCGCTCGCAAGCGTTCGGTAG
- a CDS encoding AraC family transcriptional regulator, with product MPYLRQIGEQVRAMGGDVALWLARHGLTAAALDDAAAEVPFATFEKLIADAMAREPALGLFVGQRLEVQTHGVLGYAAQSSGSVRQALGLFETFMQTRFALIGLSVTEERERVRVRFAEIVDLGAAQRPVLEAVVMATKNILDAISMGAARIDTVAFAFAPPTYAALASQLFGCTVRYGATWSGLTLPRDVLDTPLREADPLAFQEAVKICERELERLSANATFAGRVRRLLLERRHGFPSLEVAARLMRLTPRTLHRRLVEEETSFREILDDVRHRLALEHLKVDGLRLEEIAFTLGYTDFANFRRAFKRWESMPPTRYRERHANRRRGP from the coding sequence ATGCCGTACCTGCGCCAGATCGGGGAACAAGTTCGGGCGATGGGAGGCGACGTCGCGCTCTGGCTCGCGCGACATGGGCTCACGGCGGCCGCGCTTGACGACGCCGCTGCCGAGGTCCCGTTCGCTACGTTCGAGAAGCTGATCGCGGACGCCATGGCGCGCGAGCCAGCCCTTGGACTCTTCGTGGGCCAGCGTCTTGAGGTTCAGACACACGGCGTCCTCGGGTACGCGGCGCAGAGCAGCGGCTCTGTTCGCCAAGCGCTGGGTCTCTTCGAGACCTTCATGCAAACGCGCTTCGCGCTGATCGGCTTGAGCGTCACGGAGGAGCGCGAACGCGTGCGCGTGAGATTCGCCGAGATCGTGGACCTAGGCGCGGCCCAACGACCGGTGCTCGAAGCCGTGGTCATGGCCACGAAGAACATCCTCGACGCCATTTCGATGGGCGCGGCCCGCATCGACACCGTCGCGTTCGCCTTCGCTCCGCCGACCTACGCGGCCTTGGCGAGTCAGCTGTTCGGCTGCACCGTTCGCTACGGCGCGACCTGGTCTGGCCTCACCCTGCCACGAGACGTCCTCGATACGCCCTTGCGCGAGGCCGATCCGCTGGCCTTTCAGGAGGCCGTCAAAATTTGCGAGCGAGAACTCGAACGACTCTCGGCCAACGCAACCTTTGCGGGACGCGTTAGACGTCTGCTCCTGGAGCGTCGGCACGGGTTCCCGTCGCTTGAGGTCGCCGCGCGCCTGATGCGCCTCACACCTCGAACGCTGCACCGCCGTCTCGTCGAAGAAGAGACCTCCTTTCGCGAGATCCTCGACGACGTCCGGCATCGTTTGGCGCTCGAGCACCTCAAGGTCGACGGGCTCCGCCTCGAGGAAATAGCGTTCACCCTCGGGTATACGGACTTCGCAAACTTTCGGAGAGCGTTCAAGCGTTGGGAGTCGATGCCGCCGACGAGGTATCGCGAGAGGCACGCCAACCGAAGAAGGGGGCCGTGA
- a CDS encoding fatty acid desaturase, protein MVDRATLVLEAHGVAREHIHSDRFTTRADVDSPQLAGTASPVAGAFHYLKFALFYAIGLFSAASLLAGGGLITAGLLLVLVLYIVGDAIGGDDTSTPTYSYPRVLTAQLWLALPLLTLIVFVSVWSVCAGDPLGFGGWVGRWAGYDVLAARATTSTGHHVSAWLLTGLMIGMIGTIPAHELTHRTWDRTSMFIGRWLLAFSLDTTFAIEHVYGHHRYVSTAEDPATAPRGRNVYMHILASTLKGNVSAWTIEAQRLDKKQRRHWSFANALLRGQLMSVALVALAYAMGGVRAAGFFVACALWGKALLEIVNYMEHYGMVRSPEAPVEPRHSWNTNRRVSSWALFNLTRHSHHHAHGEVPFQDLRPYPDAPVMISGYLTTIVVALIPPLWHRLMTPRVVAWDTRHASPEERILTARANANWHDR, encoded by the coding sequence ATGGTCGACCGCGCGACGCTCGTGCTTGAGGCGCACGGCGTTGCGCGAGAACACATCCACTCCGACCGCTTCACCACCCGAGCCGACGTGGATTCGCCGCAGCTCGCTGGCACTGCCTCTCCCGTCGCAGGCGCCTTCCACTACCTGAAGTTCGCGCTCTTCTACGCCATCGGGCTGTTCTCCGCCGCATCGTTGCTCGCCGGCGGCGGTCTCATCACGGCGGGACTGCTCCTTGTGCTCGTCCTCTACATCGTGGGCGACGCCATCGGCGGCGACGACACGTCCACGCCAACGTATTCTTATCCGCGCGTCTTGACGGCGCAGCTCTGGCTCGCGCTGCCGCTCCTGACGCTCATCGTCTTTGTCTCCGTATGGAGCGTGTGCGCCGGCGACCCGTTGGGCTTCGGTGGATGGGTCGGCCGATGGGCCGGCTACGACGTGCTCGCCGCACGGGCCACCACAAGCACGGGCCATCATGTCTCGGCGTGGCTCTTGACCGGGCTCATGATCGGAATGATCGGCACCATACCGGCCCACGAACTCACGCATCGCACGTGGGATCGAACGTCGATGTTCATCGGCCGGTGGCTACTGGCGTTCAGCCTCGACACGACCTTCGCCATTGAGCACGTCTACGGCCACCATCGGTACGTCTCCACGGCGGAGGATCCCGCGACGGCACCGCGCGGACGCAACGTGTACATGCACATCCTCGCTTCGACCCTCAAGGGCAACGTGAGCGCATGGACGATCGAGGCGCAGCGCCTCGATAAGAAGCAACGCAGGCATTGGTCCTTCGCCAACGCGCTACTCCGAGGCCAGTTGATGAGCGTCGCGCTCGTCGCGTTGGCGTACGCGATGGGCGGAGTTCGAGCAGCAGGCTTCTTTGTCGCCTGCGCCCTTTGGGGCAAGGCGCTGCTCGAGATCGTGAACTACATGGAGCACTACGGGATGGTCAGAAGTCCCGAGGCTCCGGTAGAGCCACGCCACTCGTGGAACACGAATAGGCGCGTCAGCTCGTGGGCACTCTTCAACTTGACGCGGCATTCGCATCACCACGCCCACGGTGAGGTCCCGTTCCAAGACCTCCGCCCCTACCCTGACGCTCCGGTCATGATCAGCGGCTATTTGACCACGATCGTCGTCGCTCTGATTCCCCCACTTTGGCACCGACTGATGACCCCTCGCGTCGTCGCGTGGGACACGCGCCATGCGAGCCCCGAGGAGCGCATCTTGACGGCCCGAGCTAACGCGAACTGGCACGACAGGTGA
- a CDS encoding DEAD/DEAH box helicase — protein sequence MTERDADQRPLATTFAALGLAGPLLRATAEFEAPTPVQAAAIPAILRGEDVWASSQTGSGKTAAFVLPLLQRLSDGSPRGSRAVPVVVLVPTRELALQVADAIRAFGAFLPTPPKACVAVGGVSINPQMMALRGGADVVVATPGRLLDLVAHNALTLDAVATLVLDEADRMLSLGFADELAGIVAKLPERRQTLLFSATFPHAVRALADEHLNKPTRINIDGGKAPDLTTIAQRAIEVDAGKRTTLLRHLLDAHGWSHVLVFVESRHRADHVVMKLKRAGVAAAALHGDLSQGARTGALAEFKAQRVRVLVATDVAARGLDIAHLPAVVNYDLPRSPTDYVHRIGRTGRAGDVGVAISFVTADAEPHFRLIERRHRVTVPREKISGFERLVAAAPTRDAHGGVKGKRKSKKDKRRELA from the coding sequence ATGACAGAGAGGGACGCAGACCAAAGGCCCCTCGCGACGACTTTCGCTGCGCTAGGTCTCGCCGGACCGCTGCTTCGGGCGACGGCCGAATTCGAGGCGCCGACGCCCGTGCAGGCGGCGGCCATCCCCGCCATCCTACGCGGCGAAGACGTCTGGGCCTCGTCGCAAACGGGCTCGGGAAAGACGGCCGCCTTCGTCTTGCCCCTCCTCCAACGACTCAGCGATGGCTCGCCTCGCGGTTCGCGCGCCGTGCCCGTGGTCGTCCTGGTCCCGACGCGCGAGCTCGCCCTCCAGGTCGCCGACGCGATACGCGCCTTCGGCGCGTTCCTGCCGACGCCACCAAAGGCCTGCGTCGCTGTGGGCGGCGTGTCGATCAACCCGCAGATGATGGCCCTCCGTGGCGGTGCCGACGTGGTCGTCGCCACGCCGGGTCGCCTGCTGGACCTGGTGGCGCACAACGCGTTGACGCTCGACGCCGTCGCTACGCTGGTGCTCGACGAAGCCGATCGCATGTTGTCGCTGGGTTTTGCCGACGAGCTCGCGGGCATCGTCGCGAAGTTGCCGGAGCGAAGGCAGACGCTCCTCTTCTCCGCGACCTTTCCTCACGCCGTGCGTGCGCTAGCTGATGAGCACCTGAACAAGCCGACGCGCATCAACATCGACGGCGGCAAGGCGCCCGATCTCACGACCATCGCGCAGCGGGCCATCGAGGTCGATGCGGGAAAGCGCACGACGCTGCTGCGTCACCTCCTCGATGCGCACGGCTGGTCGCACGTTCTGGTCTTCGTGGAGAGTCGCCATCGCGCGGATCACGTCGTCATGAAGCTCAAGCGCGCCGGCGTCGCGGCGGCGGCACTCCACGGCGACCTTAGCCAGGGCGCGCGGACAGGGGCGCTGGCCGAGTTCAAGGCTCAGCGAGTGCGGGTGCTCGTCGCGACCGACGTCGCCGCGCGCGGCCTCGACATCGCGCACCTTCCTGCCGTCGTAAACTACGACCTGCCTCGGTCGCCCACCGACTACGTGCATCGCATCGGGCGCACGGGTCGCGCCGGAGACGTGGGCGTGGCGATCAGCTTCGTGACGGCCGACGCGGAACCGCACTTTCGCCTCATCGAGCGGCGCCACCGCGTCACCGTGCCTCGCGAGAAGATCAGCGGCTTCGAGCGCCTCGTGGCTGCCGCACCGACGCGCGACGCGCACGGCGGCGTGAAGGGCAAGCGCAAGAGCAAGAAGGACAAGCGCCGCGAGCTGGCGTAA
- a CDS encoding CxxxxCH/CxxCH domain-containing protein, producing MTCGSCHGAPPATPAHSNPALECSTCHGPGYSAAAKTVNKALHINGVVNTDQGGLTCTSCHGDVARAGIAKADAQLKSSPPLSTKGETATTARAVGAHQAHVNKSDITGAPLACKDCHVVPTSMAHSDGVVGVTFGAMAKSMGAAPSWNGTTCASSYCHGNFPGGATTAAPAWTGGAMACNSCHGTPPATPAHSNPSLECSTCHGAGYSATAKTVAKATHIDGVVNVSSSSLTCSSCHGDGARVAVAGADPQAKSAPPLGTKGETAISTRAVGAHVAHVNKGVLADPVACNECHVVPISNSHSDNVVQVAFGALAKTGNVAPAWNGTTCASSYCHGNFPGGTTTAAPLWTGGAMACNSCHGLPPTTPAHSNPLLECSTCHGAGYSATAKTVVKATHVDGVVNVNESSLSCSSCHGDSGRVGVSGADLQVKSAPPLGSKGETAASTRAVGAHQGHVNKGVLADPIACNECHVVPISGAHSDGVVQIAFGTLAKSKNAVPAWNGATCASSYCHGNFPGGTTTAAPSWTGGVMACNACHGLPPATPAHSNPALACSGCHGPGYSATAQTVNKATHVNGVVNVDLSAMNCNSCHGDTTRVGIAGADSRLASSPPLGSKGETATTTRAVGAHQAHLNKATFADTPIACNECHAVPTSNGHSDGTAQVAFGPLAKTGGAAPTWNGTTCSNVYCHGSFTGGATLFQPAWAGGTVTCGSCHGTPPQTGDHGRHPNNRATCADCHGSGYVFSAASKTVNKVTHMNGVKDVAGSKITNYDKATRRCSTSCHGAETW from the coding sequence ATGACGTGTGGCTCCTGTCACGGCGCGCCGCCAGCGACGCCGGCGCACAGCAATCCTGCGCTCGAATGTTCCACCTGCCACGGCCCGGGCTACTCGGCGGCGGCGAAGACCGTCAACAAGGCACTGCACATTAACGGTGTCGTCAACACGGATCAGGGCGGGCTCACGTGCACGTCGTGCCACGGCGACGTCGCGCGCGCTGGCATCGCAAAGGCCGACGCGCAGCTCAAGTCTTCACCGCCGCTTAGCACCAAGGGCGAAACGGCGACGACGGCGCGCGCGGTCGGTGCCCACCAGGCGCACGTCAACAAGTCCGACATCACGGGCGCTCCGCTCGCGTGCAAGGATTGCCACGTCGTGCCGACGTCGATGGCACACAGCGACGGCGTCGTCGGGGTGACCTTCGGTGCCATGGCGAAGAGCATGGGCGCGGCCCCGTCGTGGAACGGCACGACGTGCGCGAGCAGCTACTGCCACGGCAACTTCCCCGGCGGAGCCACAACGGCCGCGCCGGCGTGGACCGGCGGGGCGATGGCGTGCAACTCGTGTCACGGCACGCCGCCGGCAACGCCAGCGCATAGCAATCCTTCGCTCGAGTGCTCCACCTGCCATGGCGCCGGCTACTCCGCGACTGCGAAGACGGTGGCCAAGGCGACGCACATCGACGGCGTCGTGAACGTGAGCTCGAGCTCGCTTACGTGCAGCTCGTGTCACGGTGACGGGGCCCGTGTGGCGGTCGCGGGAGCCGATCCGCAAGCAAAGTCGGCGCCGCCGCTCGGCACGAAGGGCGAAACGGCGATCTCCACGCGCGCCGTGGGCGCCCACGTGGCGCACGTCAACAAGGGCGTCCTCGCCGACCCAGTGGCGTGCAACGAATGCCACGTCGTACCCATCAGCAACAGCCACAGCGACAACGTCGTTCAAGTGGCCTTCGGGGCGCTGGCGAAGACCGGGAATGTGGCCCCCGCCTGGAACGGAACGACCTGCGCGAGCAGCTATTGCCACGGCAATTTCCCCGGAGGGACCACGACCGCCGCGCCTCTGTGGACCGGTGGCGCGATGGCGTGCAACTCCTGCCACGGCCTGCCGCCGACCACGCCCGCGCACAGCAATCCTCTGCTCGAGTGCTCGACCTGCCACGGCGCTGGCTATTCGGCCACCGCCAAGACGGTCGTCAAAGCGACCCACGTCGACGGTGTCGTGAACGTGAACGAGTCCTCTCTCTCGTGCAGCTCGTGCCACGGCGATAGTGGCAGGGTGGGCGTTTCGGGCGCCGATCTGCAGGTGAAGTCTGCTCCGCCGCTTGGCAGCAAGGGCGAGACCGCGGCGTCGACGCGCGCCGTCGGCGCGCATCAGGGCCACGTCAACAAGGGCGTCCTCGCGGATCCGATCGCGTGCAACGAGTGCCACGTGGTTCCCATCAGCGGCGCCCACAGCGACGGGGTGGTCCAGATCGCCTTCGGGACCTTGGCCAAGAGCAAGAACGCCGTGCCGGCATGGAACGGCGCGACCTGCGCGAGTAGTTATTGCCACGGCAACTTCCCCGGAGGAACCACGACGGCGGCGCCATCCTGGACCGGCGGCGTCATGGCATGCAACGCGTGCCATGGTCTCCCGCCGGCGACGCCGGCTCACAGCAATCCCGCGCTCGCTTGTTCCGGCTGCCACGGGCCGGGCTACTCGGCGACTGCGCAAACGGTGAACAAGGCGACACACGTCAACGGCGTCGTGAACGTCGATCTCTCAGCGATGAACTGCAACTCGTGCCACGGCGACACGACGCGGGTCGGGATTGCGGGCGCGGACTCGCGACTCGCGTCATCGCCCCCACTCGGCTCGAAGGGCGAGACAGCCACGACGACCCGCGCCGTCGGCGCGCACCAGGCGCACTTGAACAAGGCGACCTTCGCGGACACGCCGATCGCCTGCAACGAGTGTCACGCGGTGCCGACGAGCAACGGTCACAGCGACGGTACCGCGCAGGTCGCCTTCGGACCCCTCGCGAAGACGGGGGGCGCCGCGCCCACGTGGAACGGAACGACATGTTCCAATGTTTACTGCCATGGCTCCTTCACCGGCGGTGCCACGCTCTTCCAGCCGGCGTGGGCCGGCGGCACCGTGACCTGCGGCTCGTGCCACGGCACGCCGCCGCAGACCGGCGACCACGGCCGGCACCCGAATAACCGCGCCACCTGCGCCGATTGCCACGGCAGCGGCTACGTGTTCAGCGCGGCCAGCAAGACCGTGAACAAGGTGACGCACATGAACGGTGTGAAGGACGTCGCGGGGAGCAAGATCACGAACTACGACAAGGCGACGAGGCGGTGCAGCACGTCGTGCCACGGAGCCGAGACGTGGTGA
- a CDS encoding PilZ domain-containing protein — protein MTPHNSTKPPKASAESGRMRKASRVEATGGCDLGEVFESATIWNGGRRDASAGRETHPFAGAHEAEFPTEPPASQERRRAQRLRFEVLVQLRRGADTVTCSSEDLSARGIFLRTPWLLEAGAIVALSFPLPCGLMEVDAVAIHSRAPHEDVEAGIGFRFSGLTAIQEAYLTAFCDARVDRYS, from the coding sequence GTGACCCCTCACAACAGCACGAAGCCGCCGAAGGCGAGCGCCGAGTCGGGGCGCATGCGTAAAGCCAGCCGTGTCGAGGCAACGGGCGGCTGCGATCTCGGCGAGGTCTTCGAGAGTGCGACGATTTGGAATGGGGGTCGACGTGACGCAAGCGCGGGCCGCGAGACCCATCCATTCGCCGGCGCCCACGAAGCGGAGTTTCCAACCGAGCCTCCTGCGTCCCAAGAGCGTCGGCGCGCGCAACGCCTCCGATTCGAGGTTCTCGTCCAGCTTCGTCGCGGTGCCGACACGGTCACGTGTTCATCGGAAGACCTGTCGGCTCGGGGCATCTTCCTGCGGACCCCGTGGCTGCTCGAGGCTGGCGCTATCGTCGCGCTAAGCTTCCCGCTGCCCTGCGGGCTCATGGAGGTCGACGCTGTCGCGATCCACTCGCGCGCGCCTCACGAGGACGTGGAGGCGGGCATCGGCTTCCGCTTCTCGGGCCTGACGGCGATCCAGGAGGCCTACCTGACCGCGTTCTGCGACGCGAGGGTCGACCGCTACTCGTGA